The Pseudomonas azotoformans genome has a segment encoding these proteins:
- a CDS encoding amino acid ABC transporter ATP-binding protein, whose translation MPSTEPLVSLRDVHLSFGANPVLKGIDLDVLRGQAVSIIGPSGSGKSTILRCITGLLQPQRGSIRVGQTQVDTLAQEAQRIELRKRVGFVFQQYNLFPHLSVLENLVIAPRKVLGRNRADAEKDARALLAKVRMEHKADAYPGQLSGGQQQRVAIARALAMRPELILFDEVTSALDPETVGEVLTVIRELTEEGMTCVLVTHEMRFAEEISDVVYFTENGVIVEHGSAQQIFQNPASERTQTFLRHALGDTGRRGPIAHDPYLLTNLSRYSLSV comes from the coding sequence ATGCCTTCTACTGAACCCTTGGTGAGCCTGCGGGATGTGCACCTGTCGTTCGGCGCCAACCCGGTGCTCAAGGGCATCGACCTCGACGTGCTGCGCGGCCAGGCGGTGTCGATCATCGGCCCGTCGGGGTCGGGCAAGTCGACGATCCTGCGCTGCATCACCGGTTTATTGCAGCCTCAGCGCGGCAGCATCCGCGTGGGCCAGACCCAGGTCGATACCTTGGCCCAGGAAGCCCAGCGCATCGAGTTGCGTAAGCGCGTCGGGTTTGTGTTCCAACAGTACAACCTGTTCCCGCACTTGTCGGTGCTGGAAAACCTGGTGATCGCCCCGCGCAAGGTGCTCGGCCGCAACCGTGCCGACGCCGAGAAAGACGCTCGCGCCTTGCTGGCCAAGGTGCGCATGGAGCACAAGGCCGATGCCTATCCCGGCCAACTGTCCGGTGGCCAGCAGCAACGTGTGGCGATTGCCCGGGCGTTGGCGATGCGTCCGGAGCTGATCCTGTTTGACGAAGTGACGTCGGCACTGGACCCGGAGACCGTCGGCGAAGTGCTGACGGTGATCCGCGAACTTACCGAAGAGGGCATGACCTGCGTGTTGGTCACCCACGAAATGCGCTTCGCCGAAGAGATCAGCGACGTGGTGTATTTCACCGAAAACGGCGTGATTGTCGAGCATGGCAGCGCGCAGCAGATCTTCCAGAACCCGGCCAGCGAACGCACCCAGACGTTCCTGCGCCATGCCTTGGGCGACACGGGGCGCCGTGGCCCCATCGCCCACGACCCGTACCTGTTGACCAATTTGAGCCGTTACAGCCTGTCTGTCTGA